In the genome of Tachysurus vachellii isolate PV-2020 chromosome 9, HZAU_Pvac_v1, whole genome shotgun sequence, one region contains:
- the bloc1s6 gene encoding biogenesis of lysosome-related organelles complex 1 subunit 6, which yields MESEDGGVDLTSHEKAAGVCAILEPQHLEDLVLVNKECVEKLSEGLISHYLPDLQHSRDTLQELTLNQDVLLDTLEQEITKFRECNSMIELNALFTEAKVYHSKLVNIRREMISLHDRTSKLQKRALKLQQQKQKEDLEREQQRERELERERQLIAKPAKRT from the exons ATGGAGTCAGAAGATGGAGGTGTGGATCTGACCTCACATGAGaaag cagcaggtgtgtgtgcgaTCCTTGAGCCTCAGCATCTGGAGGATTTGGTGTTAGTGAATAAGGAGTGTGTAGAGAAACTGAGTGAGGGTCTGATCTCACACTACCTCCCAGATCTACAGCACTCCAGAGATACACTGCAGGAACTAAC ACTTAATCAGGATGTACTGCTCGACACTCTGGAACAAGAAATAACCAAGTTTAGAGAATGTAACTCCATGATCGAGCTCAACGCTCTg ttcacaGAGGCTAAAGTGTATCACAGTAAGCTGGTGAACATACGCAGAGAGATGATCAGCCTGCATGACAGAACATCCAAACTGC agaagcgAGCTCTGAAGCTGCAgcaacagaaacagaaggaggaTCTGGAGCGAGAGcagcagagagagcgagagctggagagagagagacagctcatTGCCAAACCAGCCAAACGCACCtga